AGGCTGTACATGCCGGGTATCACAATGGTGACATCGGGATTGTCGCAGATATAGCGCAGCGCCAGCGTCGCGTCCTCAATCGCACCGCCCGCCAGCGGTTTCATGGCAATAAAACCGACGCCGCGCTCTGAACAGACTTTCATCAGCTCTTCGCCCTGCGATTCCACGATATTGTAGGGAAACATAATCGTCTCCACCCAGTCCAACGTCAGAGCGTGCTCAAATACCTGCAGCGAATGCGCCGTCAGACCGATATGCCCGATTTTTCCTGCCGCCTTTGCCTCCAGCAGCGCCTCCAGCGCACCGCCCTCGCCGGTAATCGTATCCATATCGCCCATTCCCGGATTGTGAAGCTGATAAAGGTCGATATAGTCTGTCCGGAAATTGTGCAGACTGGTTTCAATATCCTTCGCCATCGCTTCCTTTGTGCGCGCCATGCTCTTCGTCGCCAGCACAAATTTATCGCGGATGCCCTCCAGCGCTTCCCCGATAAGCTGCTCGCTTATTGTATAGCCGCGGGCACTGTCAATATAGTTTACGCCCTTTTCCATCAGCGCGCGCACCAGCTTTTTTACTTCCTGCGCATCGCTCTTCTGGATGGGGATTCCGCCAAGCCCCATCTTCGACACCTTTAAACCTGTCTTTCCAAGTGTTACGTATTTCATCTGTTGTCTCCTCCCTGTTTTTTCGCCGCCCGGCATCGTCATCTGTTCTCTCCGGCACACGCTTTTCTTTTATCCGCCGCCCGATCCGTGCGCGGCTTCTGTCCCGGAACCGTCGCCCGGACCATCGGCACATTCCCTCCGGATTTGCAGCTTCGCCTATTCCATCACCTTCAGCACGGTCGCCGAGAGCGGCGGCAGCGTCATGGTAATCTCTCCGCCGTGTACCTCATAAAACACGCTGTCCGTGTGATAGCCGTCCGCATCCGTCTGCATAATCTGGATAACATTGTCCTCGTCCCCGATTCCGATATCCAGCGTGCGAATCTGCTTCGTCATCGGCACTTCGCTGTTATTGAACACCATCATATAGCGTTCTTTTCCCAGAAATCTGCCGTAGCAGATATACTGATAATCTGTTGCCACAATCTTAATGGAGCCGCGCCTCAGCGCCCCGCTCTCCCGGTGGATACGAATCATTGCCCGGTGAAAAGCAATCAGCTCCTTATCCTCCTGTCCCCACGGATAGGTGCGCCGGTTGTCCGGATCCGTAAAGCCGCAGACGCCCGCCTCATCGCCATAATAAATCGTCGGCGCGCCCGGCCAGGTCATCTGCATGACTACCGCCTCGCGCATGACCGCCTTGTTAATATTCTGCTGCGCCGCCTCGCTTCCGAGCGCCGACACACGTCCGACCCTGTGGTTGGTCCGCGTAAGGAAACGGGAATGGTCGTGATTAGACAGCTCGTTCATCGCCACCTGCAGCGACGGTCCCAGAAAGCTCGCCATAAAATGTCCCATCGCCCACTCAAAGTGCATTCCGTTGCCCAACATATCCTGCCGGTATTCGTCGCTGTGCTTTTCCATGCCGGTAAAAAACCACGTCACCGGCTCCATAAACGCATCGTAATTCATAACGGTGTCCCACTCGTCGCCCTGCAGCCAGGAGCGCGCGTCGCCGTAATGCTCCGCCAGAATCAGCGCGTCCGGATTCGCCTCCCGGACAACCTCGCGGAATTCCTTCCAGAACTGGTGGTTATACTCGCTGGAAAAGCCAAGGTCCGCCGCCACATCCAGCCGCCAGCCATCCGCATTGTACGGCGGCGATACCCACTTTGCTGCAATCCGCAGGATATAGTCATGCAGCTTCTGTGAGTGCTCATACGTCAGCTTCGGCAGCGTATCGTGCCCCCACCAGCCGTCGTAGTCCCTGTTATAGGGCCAGTTTTCACTGTTAAACTTAAAAAAGCTGCGGTACGGGCTGTCGGCTGACACATAGGCTCCCTTTTCATAGCCGGGCTGGTCCTCGTATATGCACTCCCGGTCCAGCCACTTGTTAAACGAACCGCAATGATTGAATACGCCATCCAGGATAACGCGCATCCCGCGCCGGTGAATCTCCTCCACCAGCCGGATGAAAAGCTGGTTGCTCGCCTCCAGGTTCTCCTTATCCGTCACCCGCGTAATATAGCGCGTGGCGTGCCTGTTCTCGCAGTCGCCCTCCGGCAGCAGCTCTCCGGTATCCTTCACAATCTTTCCGTAATGCGGGTCCACGTAATCGTAATCCTGGATATCATATTTGTGATTGGACGGCGACACAAAAATCGGGTTTAAATAGATTACCTCCACGCCGAGCTCCTGCAGATAATCCAGCTTATCCATCACGCCCTGCAGATCGCCCCCGTAAAACTCGCGCACGCCCATGCTCGCCGGATATTTATTCCAGTCCGTCACCTTATTCGTGACGTCCCCGATATAGAAATATTCCCGGTCCTCCACGTCGTTTGACGGGTCCCCGTTGCAAAAGCGATCCACAAAAATCTGGTACATCACCGCACCCTTCGCCCAGTCGGGCGTACGAAAACCCGGCACCAGCATAAACTGGTATTCTCCGCGCACATCCCTGGAAACTCCCCGCTTATCATAATAACAGACCAGTCTCCCCGCCTGTACCTTAAAACAGTAGCGCAGAGGACGGATGCCGACCGGCACCTCAACCTTATAGTAATAAAAATATCCTTCTTCCCTGTCAAAGCTCATCGGCAGCGTCTCATCCTTCGTCTGCAGATACACTGCGTCAATATTGTCCCGCTTTGCGCGGAAACGGATGGTAACAGTATCTCCGGGCTCCGGTTCCATCGGTGTCACAAAATTTTCTGTCTCGTCGCTGAACAGAGCTGACGCGATAAACACCGGGCGCATTCCCAGTATATAAAGCTCTTTCTCATTCAGCAGCATCGTCTTGTCCCAAATCAATGTTCTTCTCCTTTTTGCCGAAATTACATACCTATTTTATAACATCCGCCGCCAAGATACAACCCGTAACGTAAAAAAGACAGCGGTTAAGCTGTCTTTTTTGGAGAAGGTATTTCTTCTTATGGGGTGTTGCAAAAACTATATAATGTATTGGGGGGTTTTACAATACGTAGTATAGCATGACTCCTCAAATAAGTCTACACAAACTTCACAAATTTTTCAGTTTGTTTTTGTGAATATTACACAAAAAGCGCCTCAAATTCCTCCTGGCCAATCTTTTCCTTCTCAATCAGAAGCTTTGCGCAGGCATGAAGCACCTCGATGTGCTCCTTAATGATATCGGTCGCCTTCGCATGCGCCTCGTCAATCAGGCGTTTTACTTCCTCATCAATGGTCGCCGCCACGCTCTCGCTGAAGCCGCGCGACTGCGCCAGGTCACGTCCGATGAATACCTCGTTCTCGTCGTTGCCGTAGTCAATCAGACCTACCCTGTCAGACATGCCGTAGCGCGTCACCATCGCCTTGGCGAGGTGCGTCGCCTGCCGGATATCCTGCGATGCCCCGGTGGTAACGTCCCCGATAATCAGCTCCTCCGCCACGCGGCCGCCCAGGTCCACCACCAGCGTATCCATCATCTTTCCTTTGGTCATGAACATTTCATCCTTCTCCGGCAGCGGCATCGTATAGCCCGCGGCGCCCATACCGGTGGGGATAATGGATACCGTGTGCACCGGCCCCACGTTCGGCAGCAGATGAAACAGGAGCGCGTGCCCCGCCTCGTGGTACGCCGTGATGCGCTTCTCCGATTCCGATATCACGCGGCTCTTTTTCTCGGCGCCGATACCCACCTTGATAAACGCCTGCTGGATATCCTCCTGCATGATGTAGGCGCGGCTTTTCTTCGCCGCATAGATTGCCGACTCATTCAGCAGGTTTTCCAGGTCCGCGCCGGTAAAGCCCGCCGTCGTGCGCGCAATATCCGCCAGATTTACATCGTCACCGAGCGGTTTTCCCTTGGCGTGCACCCTGAGGATTTCCTCTCTTCCCTTAATATCCGGCTTTCCGACGCCGATTTTCCGGTCGAAACGCCCCGGACGCAGGATTGCCGGGTCGAGAATATCCACCCGGTTGGTCGCCGCCATCACGATGATTCCCTGGTTTACTCCAAAACCGTCCATTTCCACAAGGAGCTGGTTCAGGGTCTGCTCCCGCTCGTCGTGACCGCCGCCCATACCGGTGCCTCTGCGGCGTGCTACCGCGTCAATCTCATCGATAAATACGATGCAGGGCGCATTCTGCTTCGCCTCCGCAAACAGGTCGCGCACACGCGATGCGCCGACACCGACAAACATTTCCACAAAGTCGGAACCGGATATGCTGAAGAACGGAACGCCCGCCTCCCCCGCCACCGCCTTTGCAAGCAGCGTTTTACCGGTACCCGGAGAACCGACAAGAATCACGCCCTTGGGGATGCGCGCCCCCATCTTCGTGTATTTCTGCGGATCCTTCAGAAAATCCACCAGCTCCTGCAGGTCCTCTTTTTCCTCCTGCAGACCGGCGACATCCTTAAACGTCACCTTTCTGGCATCCGGCATAATCAGCGTGGCGCGGCTTTTGCCGAAATTCATCATCTTATTGCCGCCGCCCGACTGCCGGTTCATCATGATAATAAATACCACCATAATGATCCCCATCATCAGCACCGGAATGAGGCTCGTCAGGAACGAGCTGTCCGTCGGCACATCGTAGGTCTCATAAGATATGTTATATTCGCGGAGCAGCTTCTCCGCCTCTTTTACATCCGTCACATATACCTGCTGCAGGCTGCCGTCCCTCATGGTCAGAACGACCTCTCCGGTCGGCACCTCACTGTTCTGGCGGAGGTCCGCCGCCGCAATGGTGCCATCCTCCAGCGCCTGCACAAAGTCATTGTAGGTGCATTTTTCCTCCATTGTCACTCCGCTGCGCATACCGAATAAAACCAGCACGACAAGCACCAGAGCAATAAAATAAACGCCAATATTTCTTGTACTTCTGTTCAAAAGTAGTCTCCTTTCCAGTCATTCTTTTTCCGCGGACCGTAAGCTTTCTTTACAGCTCCACCACGCCCACATACGGCAGGTTGCGGTAGCGCTGCGCATAGTCCAGCCCGTAGCCCACGACAAATTTATCCTCAATCTCAAAGCCGGTGTAATCCACCTTTACCTGCTTTACCCGGCGGTCCGGCTTGTCAAGCAGCGTGCAGAGCGCCAGGCTCGCCGGTTTGCGCGCTTCCAGGATCTCCAGCAGGTAGCTTAATGTCCTGCCCGAATCGATGATATCCTCGATGACGATTACATGCCTTCCCTCCAGCGGTTCGTCCAGGTCCTTGACGATCTTTACCACGCCGCTCGATTTGGTGCCGGAGCCGTAGCTGCTGCAGGACATAAAGTCCAGCGTCACCGGAACCGTGATTCTCTTTGCCAGCTCGCAGGTAAAGAAAATGCTGCCCTTCAGCACGCAAATCAGATGTACAGATTTTCCCTCATAATCTGCACTGATTTTTCTGCCAAGCTCCTCAATTTTCCTGTCAACTTCTTCCTCCGGAATCAATACACTGATTTTCTCCGCCATAATTTTCTCCAATCCTCCGTATCTCTAAAATCCTCTTTGTCTCCGGTGATACCCTGTACGCTTCGCTGACGCGGTGTCCAATCACCCACAGTATCTCACTTCCCTGTGCGAGAAGCAGGATATGATTCCGCTGTCCAGCCGGTATTTTCTCTTCGATGAGGTATTCTTTCAATTTCTTTTTTCCGCCCTGCCGGTTGATGACGATATAGTCCCCCGGTCTGCGTGTGCGGATAAAAAGATTATTGCCTATTCTATCACAATCCAGCCGTTTCGTATATGTATTTTGAAAAATATTTTTATTTTCATTCGAAAAAATCCGGAATTCGAAGGTTCCCTCCGGTGTCTCACAGCTTCCCGGAACCTCTGCGTGCACCGAAAACGGAAGCTCCTGCCCTTTTTCGTCCGCCTTTTTTAGCAGCAGCTTATCGAAGCTGCGCACCGCCTGCCAGCCGCCGGGAAGCATGGTCTGCCGCCCTGACTGCCCCCCGGCAAGCTTCTTTATGTCCGCGATATGTCTGCGGCTGATATCCTTCAGCGGACAGCCCGCCCGCCGGAGGCTTTCGCGCAGCACATATTCCTGCAGAAGAGACGGCTTCTCCTTCAGGGCGGATACCGTTATCTGCACCGTTCCCTCCCCGAAATCCGCCAGCTCCTCCAGACATTTCTGCGTCTCCTGCTCCATATACGCCTGCACCCGCTGCAGCTCCTCCGCCAGCGCGGCGATGTGCTCCCGTCCAGCACTGTTAATCTGCTCCTCCAGAAGCGGCAGAATCTGGTGACGGATGCGGTTGCGCGCATAATCCGTTTCCTGGTTGGTGGCGTCCGTGCGCCAGGTCTGCGAGTGCCCGCGCAGATACTCCTCTATCTCCGCGCGGCTGCATGAGAGCAGCGGACGGATAACCGCGCCGCGCACCGGACGGATGCCGCCGGCGCCCGTCAGCCCGCTGCCGCGCGCGATCTGGAAGAGCACCGTCTCCGCCTGGTCATCCCGGTTGTGCGCTACCGCAATTTTATCCGCGCCCGTCTCCTGCCGGATGCGCTCAAACGCCTCGTAACGCGCCCGGCGCCCGGCTTCCTCCACCGAAAGCTTCTCCCGGCGCGCCAGCTCCGGCACGCAGACCTGCACGAGCCGGTATTCTATTGTATGCTCCCGGCAGATTTTCTCCACAAATGCGGCGTCCTCCAGGCTCTCCTGCCCGCGCACGCCGTGCTCCACATGTACCGCGAGGATGGAAAACGGCACCCGCTTCCGGTATTCCATCAATACAAAAAGCAGGCACAGAGAATCCGCGCCTCCCGATACGCCCGCGATTACCTTGTCTCCCGCCTCAATCATGCGGTATTTTTCCATATAGGCAAATGCCTTCTGCATACGTATCTCTCCTCATTTTTTCCAGAAACCGCCCGCAAGGATGGTCATGTCGTCCTTCGCCCCGTCCTGCGCAAAGGACAGCACCTGCTCCATCAGAATATCGGCAAATTCCGCCGGATTGTCAGAATCAATCTGCAGGATAAGGTATTTCATCAGCTCCTCCTGCTCTTCCTGCGGCAGCGCGTCCAGCACGCCGTCCGACACCATCACGATCAAATCGCCGTGCTCCAGCCGCTTGCGCGATCGCTCAAAATCCACCTCCTGGAATACCCCGACCGGCAGGCTTGTGGAGGTGACCGCTTCCACCCAGCCGGCGCGCCGGATAAAGGTGGTTGCCGCGCCAATCTTTAAAAATTCGCATTCTCCGCTGTAGAGATTGATTCCGCA
This is a stretch of genomic DNA from Marvinbryantia formatexigens DSM 14469. It encodes these proteins:
- the hpt gene encoding hypoxanthine phosphoribosyltransferase, with translation MAEKISVLIPEEEVDRKIEELGRKISADYEGKSVHLICVLKGSIFFTCELAKRITVPVTLDFMSCSSYGSGTKSSGVVKIVKDLDEPLEGRHVIVIEDIIDSGRTLSYLLEILEARKPASLALCTLLDKPDRRVKQVKVDYTGFEIEDKFVVGYGLDYAQRYRNLPYVGVVEL
- a CDS encoding aldo/keto reductase; translation: MKYVTLGKTGLKVSKMGLGGIPIQKSDAQEVKKLVRALMEKGVNYIDSARGYTISEQLIGEALEGIRDKFVLATKSMARTKEAMAKDIETSLHNFRTDYIDLYQLHNPGMGDMDTITGEGGALEALLEAKAAGKIGHIGLTAHSLQVFEHALTLDWVETIMFPYNIVESQGEELMKVCSERGVGFIAMKPLAGGAIEDATLALRYICDNPDVTIVIPGMYSLEEVQQNVEAVENEQPLDKTDAEKIASVREQLGENFCRRCNYCQPCSAGISISNVFLFAGYLQRYGLAEWGYSRYQTLNVKADECIECGECEGRCPYHLPIREMLKKCAKDFRDFEASRK
- the ftsH gene encoding ATP-dependent zinc metalloprotease FtsH, which produces MNRSTRNIGVYFIALVLVVLVLFGMRSGVTMEEKCTYNDFVQALEDGTIAAADLRQNSEVPTGEVVLTMRDGSLQQVYVTDVKEAEKLLREYNISYETYDVPTDSSFLTSLIPVLMMGIIMVVFIIMMNRQSGGGNKMMNFGKSRATLIMPDARKVTFKDVAGLQEEKEDLQELVDFLKDPQKYTKMGARIPKGVILVGSPGTGKTLLAKAVAGEAGVPFFSISGSDFVEMFVGVGASRVRDLFAEAKQNAPCIVFIDEIDAVARRRGTGMGGGHDEREQTLNQLLVEMDGFGVNQGIIVMAATNRVDILDPAILRPGRFDRKIGVGKPDIKGREEILRVHAKGKPLGDDVNLADIARTTAGFTGADLENLLNESAIYAAKKSRAYIMQEDIQQAFIKVGIGAEKKSRVISESEKRITAYHEAGHALLFHLLPNVGPVHTVSIIPTGMGAAGYTMPLPEKDEMFMTKGKMMDTLVVDLGGRVAEELIIGDVTTGASQDIRQATHLAKAMVTRYGMSDRVGLIDYGNDENEVFIGRDLAQSRGFSESVAATIDEEVKRLIDEAHAKATDIIKEHIEVLHACAKLLIEKEKIGQEEFEALFV
- a CDS encoding glycoside hydrolase family 13 protein; this encodes MLLNEKELYILGMRPVFIASALFSDETENFVTPMEPEPGDTVTIRFRAKRDNIDAVYLQTKDETLPMSFDREEGYFYYYKVEVPVGIRPLRYCFKVQAGRLVCYYDKRGVSRDVRGEYQFMLVPGFRTPDWAKGAVMYQIFVDRFCNGDPSNDVEDREYFYIGDVTNKVTDWNKYPASMGVREFYGGDLQGVMDKLDYLQELGVEVIYLNPIFVSPSNHKYDIQDYDYVDPHYGKIVKDTGELLPEGDCENRHATRYITRVTDKENLEASNQLFIRLVEEIHRRGMRVILDGVFNHCGSFNKWLDRECIYEDQPGYEKGAYVSADSPYRSFFKFNSENWPYNRDYDGWWGHDTLPKLTYEHSQKLHDYILRIAAKWVSPPYNADGWRLDVAADLGFSSEYNHQFWKEFREVVREANPDALILAEHYGDARSWLQGDEWDTVMNYDAFMEPVTWFFTGMEKHSDEYRQDMLGNGMHFEWAMGHFMASFLGPSLQVAMNELSNHDHSRFLTRTNHRVGRVSALGSEAAQQNINKAVMREAVVMQMTWPGAPTIYYGDEAGVCGFTDPDNRRTYPWGQEDKELIAFHRAMIRIHRESGALRRGSIKIVATDYQYICYGRFLGKERYMMVFNNSEVPMTKQIRTLDIGIGDEDNVIQIMQTDADGYHTDSVFYEVHGGEITMTLPPLSATVLKVME
- the tilS gene encoding tRNA lysidine(34) synthetase TilS; this translates as MQKAFAYMEKYRMIEAGDKVIAGVSGGADSLCLLFVLMEYRKRVPFSILAVHVEHGVRGQESLEDAAFVEKICREHTIEYRLVQVCVPELARREKLSVEEAGRRARYEAFERIRQETGADKIAVAHNRDDQAETVLFQIARGSGLTGAGGIRPVRGAVIRPLLSCSRAEIEEYLRGHSQTWRTDATNQETDYARNRIRHQILPLLEEQINSAGREHIAALAEELQRVQAYMEQETQKCLEELADFGEGTVQITVSALKEKPSLLQEYVLRESLRRAGCPLKDISRRHIADIKKLAGGQSGRQTMLPGGWQAVRSFDKLLLKKADEKGQELPFSVHAEVPGSCETPEGTFEFRIFSNENKNIFQNTYTKRLDCDRIGNNLFIRTRRPGDYIVINRQGGKKKLKEYLIEEKIPAGQRNHILLLAQGSEILWVIGHRVSEAYRVSPETKRILEIRRIGENYGGENQCIDSGGRS